The following nucleotide sequence is from Borrelia sp. A-FGy1.
AGATTACATTTGGAGATTTATCTAATTTGCTTTCAGAGGATATGTTAGAGCCGGAAAACATTGATTTTATTTATGGAATACTTGAGGACGAGGGAATAAGTTTGATTGATGAAAGAGTAGAAGCTAAGAACTCTAATAATAGTTCTGAATTAGAAGAAGCAGCTAAAATGGATAGTCAATTTATGGTCTTAGGTGATTCTGTTGATAATGACGATAAATTAGATGAATTTGATGATGATATTTTAGACAAGGAAGATTTTTCAGGGTGTATTAAGAGCGGATTATTAAAAGATAACAATACTGAAGATCCAATAAGGCTTTATTTAAAAGAGATAGGAAAGGAATTCTTGTTAACCGGAAATCAAGAAGTTGAGCTTGCAAAACAAATGGATTCTGGTGAGTCTATTATTGAAAACATTCTTAAGAGTGAAGGACTTGTTATAGAGAATTATTATAATTTGGTTAATGCTATTTATTCAAGAGCAGATAGGGAAGAATTTTTTAAAAGGGAAAAGGAAAGAGAAAAGGATAATAATGCTGACTACTATAACAAAAAAAAAAGAATCACGTCTTTTTATAAAACTTCATTAAAACCATATCAGGATCGTTTAGTAAGTTATATTGAAAATAAGCATAAATTATATGAACTTGGAGAAGATATTTTTGAGGAAAGTATTAATAATGAACGGCTTTATTTAAAAGATATGCTTAAATCTGTACCTTTGTATCAAGAAGAGTTAAGGATTTTTTCAGATGATTATATTGACTCTGCTAGTAAGATAAGGGATTTAAAAAGGCAGCAGAAGTCTATATTAGATAGATTAAAAGTCGACAAAATTAGGAATCTTAGGGTTCTTGGAAGAGATTTAGCTATACCCGAGAGGCGGGAGAAGATAGAAAAATTTTTAAATATGAGAGAAGATCTTATTAAGGAACAGATTACAGAAGCTCAGCTTGCTCAAAAGGAGCTTGAGAGAATTGAGATGTATTATGAATATCCAATAGATAGAATAATAAGGATGTCAGAAGAAATTCTTAAAGGTAAGCAGATGATGCAACATGCAAAAGATCAGCTTATTAAAGCTAATTTAAGACTTGTTGTGAGTATCGCCAAGAAGTATGCAAATAGGGGTCTTCATTTTTTTGATCTTGTGCAAGAGGGTAATATTGGTTTAATTAAGGCTGTTGAAAAATTTGAATATAAGAGAGGATTTAAGTTTTCTACTTATGCTACATGGTGGATTCGTCAAGCAATAACAAGGTCAATTTCAGATCAAGCGCGCACGATACGTGTTCCTGTGCATATGATTGAGCAAATAAATAGATTGAATAGAGAAACAAGATATTTGGTTCAGGTTTTAGGTAAGGACCCAACAGATGAGGAACTTTCAGTTAGACTTGGATGGGAATTAAAGAAAGTTAAGACTGTCAAAAATGTTTCAAGAGAACCTGTATCACTTGAAACTCCAATTGGGGAAGAGGAGGATTCTGTTCTTAGTGATTTTATTGAGGACAAGGCAATAAAGAATCCGGCAAAACATACATCTTTTGTGGTTTTACAAGATCAAATAAGATCAATTCTTGGTACTCTTCCAGAAAGAGAACAGGAAGTAGTTAAAATGAGATTTGGGCTTGAAGATGGATATTCTTTGACTCTTGAAGAAGTTGGGCTTCATTTTAATGTTACAAGAGAAAGGATTAGGCAGATTGAATCTAAAGCTTTAAGAAGACTTAAAAATCCTAAAAAGACACAAAAACTTAAAGATTATTTAGAAGATTTAAATTAATGGGGGATTTGTGGAAAGTAATATTAACATATTAAAAAACCTTGAAGGCATATATAAGGCTAAGTTTAAACTTGAGGAAAGACAAAAAAATATTCCTAAGTATTTGCAATTCAAGAAATCTCAAATTGATGAACTTAATAGTGCTCTTGATGAATTACAAATTAAATTTAAAGAATGCCAAAAAGAAGATGCTTCTTTAAAATTAGGTATTCAAGATATTAATGTGAGAAAGACCAAGGCAGAGGAAAAAATAGATAGTATTAAAACTCAAAGGGAATATGAAGCCCTTGAGAAAGAGTTACAAACTATTATTGATGATGAAGTTGCTATTAGAAAAAAAATGACACATATTACTGGTCTTAAAACAAGAGTAGACAGGGAAATATCCGAAATAAAGAGTAAGCTTGAGGGAGAGCAAGATATTTATATTACTGAGAGTGCCGAACTTGAAAATGAGCTTTTAGAGATTAAACAGAAACTTTTTGATATCATATATGAAGAAGAGAAATATACTTCTAAAATGGATGAAGATTTTTTGTTTAAATTTCAGAGGATTATTAGAAATAAATCTAATGGAGTTGTTCCTTTAGTTGAAAATGTTTGTAAGGGTTGTAATATGATACTTCCTGTTGAATTTGCAAATAAGGTAAGGCGTGAGCCAGATGATGTTAAATTTTGTCCTTACTGTAGTAGAATACTTTATTATCAAGATAAATTTGAAGTTGGCTTGGGGATGGTACCTGGAAGTTTAGCAGATCTTGTTGAATAAGAATTTAGTTTAAGTTAATATCCAGTCATCGCTTAATTTATTTTGAGATATTTTAAGAGGAAAGTCCGAGCTCCAATAAGAGCGTAATGCTAGGTAATACCTAGGAGTTTTAAACTTAAGAGAGTGTCACAGAAAAATACCGCCTTAGGATTAGGGTAAGGGTGAAAAGGTGAAGTAAGAGCTCACCGCTTATTTAGTGATAGATAAGGACAAGACAAACCTCATTAGGAGCAAAATCAAATATGCAAGTTGCTTAGCTCTTGAAGACTTGCGGGTAGATTGCATGATTTTTTCAGTGATGAGAAAATGAGATAGATGATGACATAATACAGAACTCGGCTTATGGGTATTAACTTAAATTTTTGTAGAGAGTTTATGGAAATAAAGTATGTAAGATATATTTTTTGTTTGATTGTAGTTTTGCTACTTTTTTTCTTTATTTTTTATATTTTATCTTATTTTAAAGCCTTTTCCAACTCTTATTTAAAAGCAGGCCCCACTGAAGTAAATTTACTTGTTCTTTGGGAAAATAAGGAATATAAAGAAATAATAGATTATGCTGAGAATGATCTTAAGGTAAACAAGTTTGATTTTAATCTAAATTTGCTTCTTGGATTCTCATATTTTTATTATTCGTTAATGCTAAATGATAGTTCTTTAAAGACTCATTTTTTGGATAATTCAATAGAAAGGCTAAGGTTTTTAATGGCAGTTAATGATGATATTCCTATGAGTTCACTTTATTATATTTTAGGAAAAGCTTACTCTCATAAAGGTGAATATTATAGTGAACTTTCTGTTAAATATTTAAATAAAGCTTTATATTCGAATAATTTTGATTTCATGAGTATAAAAGAAGATATTTTTGAATATTTAGGATATTCTTATCAGCTTTTGAAAGATTATAAATCTAGTTTAAA
It contains:
- the rpoD gene encoding RNA polymerase sigma factor RpoD, whose translation is MNSMENKDFQCFKKKNSKLIKAILDYLMGRKEITFGDLSNLLSEDMLEPENIDFIYGILEDEGISLIDERVEAKNSNNSSELEEAAKMDSQFMVLGDSVDNDDKLDEFDDDILDKEDFSGCIKSGLLKDNNTEDPIRLYLKEIGKEFLLTGNQEVELAKQMDSGESIIENILKSEGLVIENYYNLVNAIYSRADREEFFKREKEREKDNNADYYNKKKRITSFYKTSLKPYQDRLVSYIENKHKLYELGEDIFEESINNERLYLKDMLKSVPLYQEELRIFSDDYIDSASKIRDLKRQQKSILDRLKVDKIRNLRVLGRDLAIPERREKIEKFLNMREDLIKEQITEAQLAQKELERIEMYYEYPIDRIIRMSEEILKGKQMMQHAKDQLIKANLRLVVSIAKKYANRGLHFFDLVQEGNIGLIKAVEKFEYKRGFKFSTYATWWIRQAITRSISDQARTIRVPVHMIEQINRLNRETRYLVQVLGKDPTDEELSVRLGWELKKVKTVKNVSREPVSLETPIGEEEDSVLSDFIEDKAIKNPAKHTSFVVLQDQIRSILGTLPEREQEVVKMRFGLEDGYSLTLEEVGLHFNVTRERIRQIESKALRRLKNPKKTQKLKDYLEDLN
- a CDS encoding zinc ribbon domain-containing protein; the encoded protein is MESNINILKNLEGIYKAKFKLEERQKNIPKYLQFKKSQIDELNSALDELQIKFKECQKEDASLKLGIQDINVRKTKAEEKIDSIKTQREYEALEKELQTIIDDEVAIRKKMTHITGLKTRVDREISEIKSKLEGEQDIYITESAELENELLEIKQKLFDIIYEEEKYTSKMDEDFLFKFQRIIRNKSNGVVPLVENVCKGCNMILPVEFANKVRREPDDVKFCPYCSRILYYQDKFEVGLGMVPGSLADLVE